From the Vibrio ziniensis genome, the window AACCGGGGATATTTGACTGAAAAGAAAAGAAATACCACCACCAGCGCCCAAAGAAAAGATAAGAACAGCGACGAGTAACATTACTCGTGGAGGGCCAGATGGTTTATCAGGGACTCTTGGTGGGTCGATAATACGGAACTTAATATCATCAGACGAATTATCAACACTTTTTGAGATCAGCGCACTTTCCTTACGAGACAACAATTGCTCATATTTGTCTTTAGTAATGTCATAGTTTCGAGTCAGAGCAGTTAATTTTGCTTCTACATCCGGAACTTTATCTAAGCTCGCCTGCAACTCATTAATACGTGACTTGTATTGTTCAACACGAGTGTTCAATGAAGCCACTTCATTTTCAAGCTGACCGTAATTCATTTTCAAATCTTGATAGATCAAATTATTTTTTAGCGCTTCATCCGCAGTAAAACTAGATAGTTTTGCATCTTTAACGTCTTGTAACTCTTTTAACTGCCTGCGAGTTTCAATAACATCGGGGTGTTTATCAGTATAGCGAAAGAGCAAATCGTCAAGACGCTGTTGCAAGGATTCAATGCGATCATCATATTCGGTACGAATCTTAGAGATATCTCTTTTTGCTCTCTGCTCTTCTTTAAGCATCTGACTACGGACAGAATCAAAACGGGTTTTTGTCTCTTTTAGCTGCAGTTGAGCCGTTTCTAAAGCTCCTTTGTTTTGTTCTAATTGTTGTCGATACCCATTGCCCGATCCGGGCATAAAATTGAAATATTCTCTTTTGAATTCAGCCAGTTTTTGTTCAGCATCAATAAGTCTCGACTCATAGTCTTCAATCTGGGTAGTAATTATTTTACTTGCATTATCAGTATCTAACCTTTGCTCAGACAAGGTATTCTCAACAAAGACATTTAAAGCAGCTTGAACAACATTCTTCACATAAATAGGGTCTG encodes:
- a CDS encoding XrtA system polysaccharide chain length determinant, coding for MQEMFEQIIGYLRGVWLKRRYILIVVWVVCPIGWAMVTMLPSQFTSEARIHADTRSILQPLLRGLAIQTDPTKELELMVKTLLSRSNLETIARNVDADVRARNSQQYEQVIKNLGSNIQIHSAGRENLYTISYSGSDPIYVKNVVQAALNVFVENTLSEQRLDTDNASKIITTQIEDYESRLIDAEQKLAEFKREYFNFMPGSGNGYRQQLEQNKGALETAQLQLKETKTRFDSVRSQMLKEEQRAKRDISKIRTEYDDRIESLQQRLDDLLFRYTDKHPDVIETRRQLKELQDVKDAKLSSFTADEALKNNLIYQDLKMNYGQLENEVASLNTRVEQYKSRINELQASLDKVPDVEAKLTALTRNYDITKDKYEQLLSRKESALISKSVDNSSDDIKFRIIDPPRVPDKPSGPPRVMLLVAVLIFSLGAGGGISFLFSQISPVISSSRDLVQSLELPVLGIVSATEVSGLIKWEKRKMRVFIFSNILLLGLFAAFLAMNMMPPLREELVQSFNTIVRDRFI